The genome window GGTCAGCCAGGTAGGCGCTGCGGCTGAAGCTCTTGCCGCACTCGGAACAGGAGAAGGGCTTCTCGCCCGTGTGCACGCCTTGGTGGCGCACCAGGTCCGAGGAGCTGCGGAAGCTCTTGTCGCACTCGGGGCATTTGTGCGGCTTCTCGCCCGTGTGCGTACGCTGGTGCCGCGCCAGGTCCGAGCCCCAGCGGAAGCGCTTTCCACACTGCCCGCAGCTGTGTGGCTTCTCGGCTGCCAGGTCCCGGAACTGGCGCCGGCGAGTGGGTGGCCGCCCCCGTCGCGCACCCACCACTGGGCCCAGGGCCGCCCTCGGCCGGTTCTCACTctcccaggcctcagcctcctccgGGCTCCAGGATACAGTCACGTCGCTGCCTGTCTGGCCCGGCAGCACCggcaccacctcctccagccgGGACTTCTCATTTTGGCCTTTGAGCCCCAAACCTGCAAGGGGAAGGAGGCGACCTCTTCAGTCCCACTCGGTTCTGGGGCCAGAGCTGAGGTAAGGAAGAAACAAGGCTAGGGAAAGCTTCCTGGCCTCCAGGTTCAGAAAGCCCTGCGCTCACACTGCCGaatcctcagtttccttatctataaaatggggatgattggccgggcgcagtggctcaagcctgtaatcccaacattttgggaggctgaggcgggcggataacctgaggttagaagttccagaccagcctggccaatatggcgaaaccccgtccctactaaaaatacaaaaattagcaggacgtggtaGTGTgcgtctggaatcccagctactcaggaggctgaggcagaagaatcacttgaacccagaaagctgaggttgcagtgagccgggatcatgccactgcactccaagagcaagactttgtcttaaaaacaaacaaaaaaaacaaaaacaaaaacaaacaaaaacccaaataaaacaGGGATGATGAAAAAATGCGGCAGAGCAGCAGTCTGAGCAAGCCTCTGATCCTGCCTGCATAGGCCAGCCCCCTAAGCCATCTGTGCCCTGCAGGCCACACTGGGATCCAATGTCCCACTCTGAACCCCAGATATCAAGCTCCACAGCAGAACAGATTTAgagtaattttgaaaattttcaagggccgggcgtggtggctcatgcctgtaatcccagcactttgggaggcccaggtgggcggatcacgaaatcaggagttcgagaccagcctgaccaacatggtgaaaactcgtctctattaaaaatacaaaaaaattagccgagcatggtggctcatgcctgtaatcccagctactcaggaggctgaggcaggagaattgcttgaacccgggaggtggaagtttcagtgagctgagatcacaccactacattccagcctggcgacagaggaagactccatctcaaaaaaaaaaaaaaaaaaaaaaaaaaaaggccgggcgcggtggctcaagcctgtaatcccagcactttgggaggccgagacgggcggatcacgaggtcaggagatcgagaccatcctggctaacacggtgaaaccccgtctctactaaaaatacaaaaaattagccgggcgtggtggtgcgcgcctgtagtcccagctacttggaggctgaggcaggagaatggcgtgaacctgggaggcggagcttgcagtgagccaagatcgcgccactgcactccaacctgggtaacacagcgagactccgtctcaaaaaaaaaaaaaaaaaaaaaagaaagaaaagaaagaaaaaatttttccCAGCTGTCACAGTCGGAAACTGAGGAACCAAACTGGCCTGGCTAGTGTGGCTCCCTTCACCATGTAGGCTCTAATTCTCCAAACTCAACACATGAGAGATCTGGGCAGAGGTCGCAGCCCATCCTGCTGGGAGTGTGGACTCAACAAGATGATCCCTGATGGTGCTGAGAAGGGGCCTGGCGTGGAGAGGGAACTGGTAAGGGCAGTTCTGACGAGCAGGGGCCCAGGCTGGTGAGCAGCTGGGGTTTCCCGTCAGCACCTCTGCTCCTGGCAGCCCAAGGTGGCCTCACAACCATGCCTGATCCAAGTCCCACTGTGTCCCTTCAGCATCCACTGACCTGAGTCTCAGGTCccttatgtgtaaaatggggacaatccTTCTATGCACTAGGCAGTGAGACTCAAAGGAGAAGCTGCCCTTACGAGCACTCAGGGCTGGGCAGCGCCGGCGCTGTCCCATGCTGCATGTGGAGAGGCACAAAAACTGATCGTCAGCCAAGAAAGGAGTTACTCAGGCTCTTGGCAAGACTTGGGGATAGCCTGCTTTGGAACCAGCTAAGGATGGGGTGGGAAAGAAGACTGAAGTTCCAACAGGATGGGGGGCGGCCAGCCTGGACCCAAAGGCCCTGGGTGCTTACCCAGGGTGGTGTTCCGGGAGTTCTCCCGCTTTATGTCCCAGAAGAGATCCCGCTGAGCAGGGTCCAGGGTGCCCCATTCTTCCCGGGAGAAATAGAATGGAATGTCTCCCAATGCCACAGGTCCCTGGAATGGGGTGAGAAGACCCAGCTCAGGGCTCCCTTGCTCAGGCCTCCCAGCAGCACTGGCGGGGACAGATGGGTCAGATGAAAGAGGCCTGATGGGACAGCAAGTCCCATTTTACAAACTCAACAGAGCCAAGTGCCTTAAAGAAGACAAAGGGACTGGTGACTCACATGGACCCCAGAGACAAAGCAGGTGTCCGTCGTCTCTCTGGTACGCCCCTCTTTAAGAAGAGCAGGAGGCTGGGCTGAAGGAGAAGAATGGAGCCTTAGAAAGGCCAGCCCAGGCCTGACACCGATGCCTATGGCCTCCCCAACCtgtgtgcattcacacatgccctAGACTTCACAGAGGGAGCTGTCCTGCCTATGACCCTTTGGGCAACGCCGGTGACAGAGCTAAGTCCCTGCCCAGCCACTCTACTGCCCACAAGGACAGAGGCTTACTCACCGCTATGGCTGTGCTGCTCTTGGGGAAGAGATGGCCGCCTCCGTGCCCCCACCATTGGGGGAGGCCCCTTGGCCTGAGATCCCTGGCCTGCAGCCTCGGGTTCCGCCTCCTCCGAGGGCACATCCTGTGCAGGAACCACAATATGCTCATCAGCCCGAGACCAGACCGGGGGAGACAGAGTTTATTCCCTGGGAAGGAGACACAGGACATGACCCTCAGGATGCTGGGGTGTGGGAAGGAGACCAATATGGTGCCCCAGGAAAGTCCAGAGGAGAATGTGATACCAGGCAATGCTGTGTGCCCAAGGACGCTCCCCAATCATTCACGAGGCAAGAACCAGCCCTGAAAGGCCAGAATCACAGCCACTTAGCAAGGGGGGAGCTGGGGACCCTCCTGCCAAAGGCGGAACCCCATCCCCTAGCCACTCATCAGAACCTCCCCAGATGCATCCAATGTGAAGGATCCGATATCCCACAAGGTAATAGGGACCCCGGACAGCTCCACCTTCTAGCCTCACTCTGGAGCTGGCTCTCTGCACACCCTAGTGTCCCCAGAGCCAGGCCTAGagcaaaatgcaaataaacatCAGCCAGACCCTGCATGGAGCTAAAACTTCCTTCCTGGAACATTCACACTTCAGCCCTATTGTTGCCTTCCACAGCCgcaaaaaataaatcacatttacTTTGGACTGCATCTTTCAGAAAGGCACCCATGGCACGCTGTGCTTGTGTGCCTGCTCCTGGGGGCTCTGTGTCTCCCCTACCCTGTGAGCCTCTGGGAGACTTATCTCTGCAGGGTACCTATTCACCAGGTACCATCCAGGTGACTTTGGATATTGAAGGGCCCCTCACCTGCGGCCAGGCTTTCAATGGCTGCTTCTGTAGGTCCTCCACCAAGGCGACAGCCTCCTCGCCACTTCCCGGGTGCTGCTCGCGCACCCAGCCCTGGATCTCCCCTGGCAGCACCGTCAGGAACTGCTCCAGCACTAGCAGCTCCAGGATCTGCTCCTTGGTGCGCAACTCGGGCCGCAGCCAGCGGCAGCAGAGCTCCCAGAGCTGGCTGAAGGCCTCATGAGGCCCATGCACATCCCCATAGCAGAACTGCCGGAAGCGCTGTCGGCAGGCTTCGGAATCCCTGCTGTCCTCATGCTGGGCAGATTCCTGTTCCCAGGAAGAATCTTCCACTTTCACAATCAGAagcccttctccctccccagggGTCTGGTCCTGGGGCTCCAAGGGGGCTGCCATTCCCCTGGCCTGAGGCTCAGGGTTGGTCGGCCTCAACCTGGGCCCCAGAACCTGTACTTTCAGTCTCCCAGAGGGACCCCCTGTGGTAGCTGGGCCGGCATCTGGATGTGCACTCCTGGGGAAAGAGCAAAATGGCAGGACTGGGGAGGAAGGATGTGGAATACAGGGGCAGACCCCAGGCTGCAGAGCCATCCAGTCCCATCCTTTCATGGCCCTGAAGCCTTTTCTAGGCTTTACTGTAATGCCTCGCTCACGTGACTATTAACACAGGCCCACAAGCTCTCATCCCAAAGCCAGAAATACAAACCCTGGGGATTTCATAACTCTTTGAAAGCAAAACCCAGTATCAATCATTTGGCAGCACTACCTGACCTGATATAAGcatatttataatttcaatttattccactaaatgtaaatattcaaaattatggCAGAAATATTAGTAACATAGATCTTCAGTTTATAAAAATTCAGTGAGCTATATCCACGGATGTGTTTTTCTGTATGGATATTATACATCaactaaaaaccttttttttttttttttttgagagagtctcattctgttgcccaggctggagtgcagtggtgcaatcttggttcactgcaacctctgcctcccaggttgaagcgattctcctgcctcagcctcccaagtagctgagactacaggcaccagctaccacgcccagctaatttttgtatttttagtagagacaaggtttcaccatgttggccaggatggtctcgaactcctgaccttgtgatccacccgccttggactcccaaagtgctgggattacaggcgtgagccactgcggcccgcctaattaaaaaattttaactgatGTGTTTCATTATTTAGTGTTGCCCCAGATCCCTCTGGAGATGTGCTTGATATATTGTATATGCACTATATTAGTTTTCTCAAATTTGAAAACCTCTGAATTCTAAAACACATCTGGCCCTGAGGTGTCACAGAAGGCCTCACAGACACCATCCAAAGCCATTTATCCACAGGTACATATAAATGTATGACACCTTTATGCCTTACATCGTTACTCTTCACTGAAAAGTGTATTATGCAATTTTCAGTAATCGATTTTTTGTTTCAACAATACAAATACAaactggctgggcttggtggtttatgcctgtaatcccagcattttgggagacagagacaggatgattgcttgaggccaggggttcaagaccactTTGGGAAGACAATGTGAGAcgccatctgtaccaaaaaacaaaaaaagccgggtggggcccctgtagtcccagctactggggaggctgaggagggaagacctcttgagtccaggagttttaggttacaatgagctatgatcgcaccaccgtactccagcctgggcaacagagtgaggccgtctcaaaaaaaataaaataaaataaaaataaaaagacaaaaagaaaaaaaaatacaaactatcgTAATAAAAAAGGGGGGAAATTCAAATACGGAAGTCCGTAAAACTCTCCCTTCCTCAATGCAATTGTACCCCCCGACTTAACAGTCTGTCAAGTGACGTCCCAGACCTTTTCCTATGCTTCTACTAAAAAAGCCATCCAtggggggagaaaagaaaagaaaaagaaggtgctttatgtgtttttacataaatgagaCCTTACTGCACAGACAGCGGCACAATGAGCTTCCGCGGTATGGATACGTTCCAGTTTCTTAATCAATACTCAAGTGATGCATTCGGGTTGTTTCCAATTATTTAGTCCACCCTAAGCGCTTTATTTATTCTGCTCCTCACAAGACCCCTGAAAGGTGCGTACACCATTCTCATCCTCTGGTGACTTCGAAGAAGACTTTCCTCGAAGAGGGCCAGGACTCACCAGGGTCGCTCAGCAGGACACGGCAGGCGGGAAGGTGAGCCAGCCAGAGGCCCGCGCTGTCCCCCGCAGCCTTGTCCGCGGGGAGAGCGGCGAGCGTGCAGGGGCGTCTGCCTGCGGATCAAGAGGGCAGAACGGCGCGGGGGACCCAGCACTTCCTAGTAGTGCGCCCGCCCTTCGGCCTCTGCCTCGGGGCGCTGATCCCGGCCACCCGGAGCTCGGTGGTTGACGTCAGAGCCAGGCGGCCAGAGCCCCCGTCCCCGCCCCCGAAACACACAACGCCCACGGCAACCCAAGAGACACCGCCAGTTCCCGGCGCCGGAAGTGGTCGCAGGGCTCGCTGGGAAACTACGCGGCGCAAGCATTCCCTAGCTCCCAGAAAGCCGTTTGTTCACTGAGCCCGCCTTCTCCCTGACTGATGGCCAATGAACAGGAAGAATTCTCAGGCTCCCTATTAGAAGACGGAAACGCCATACGCGTCATACACCTGCATCCGGGAGGAAAGGCAACGCTCTGCGTCTATATTTGCTTTGTTCTCTTTCGTCGCcgcttttctttcacatttccttGCGCCTCTGGTCCTTGAGCGACAAAAAGGGGAAGCCAAGGCTGGCCCGAGGAAAGGAGAGGGCACATGGCCTAGCCACGAGTGGAGCGCCTGCTCCGCCGGAAGGGATGCGCTGGAGCGGCCTTGTCCTTCCGCCACGGTCTTTCTATGCCAACTCGTAGGTGAGGGCCGAAAGGCCGTGGGCGGTGGACCTCGGGCCGGGGGGACTTGTTTCCAGCCTCTTGGGTCCCGCTCCTCCCAGTTCCCTGGAGAGGCATGGAGCTTCCTGCGAAATGCCGTCGGGTAAGGGGCGCGGAGCCTCCTGCGGCGATCCTCTGTCTTCGGGTCGCCTTAGCAGGACGCGGCAAGCGGGACACTGACCTGGCCGCAGTCCCGCGCTCTCCCACCAGCTGCTTCGTCCACGAGGAGCTGCGGGGCGTCAGGGATCCAACGGCCCGGTGGGATCTAGAGCAGGGGGGCTCGGGGTTCTCCTTTCCATACCCTCGGATCCTCTCCCACTCTCCACGCCTCGACCCGGAGATGATCTCAGGCTCCAGATATCTTTCATAAATGGAAagagctttcttttgttttgtcttaattTTGTAGGTGTTGCATGCTTggaagagaaaattaagaaaattaattggcAAATCATAAAGATAGCTTTCTCATGATAGCCGCAAGGCTTGCTCCCTCACTCTGCTCATATGTCACTCCCTCAAGAAAGCCTTCCCCAGCTGTGTAAACAGCCTCAGCTCTGCCTTGCTTTTCTCCCTAATGTTTATCACTACCTGACATATATTTGTGTAATATTTGTTTCCCACGACTCAACGATAAGTGTTCATGAGGGCAGACACTTTTTAATGCCCTACCACGAGCACCTAgaattgtgcctggcacatggcagatgcctagtaaatttttttttttttttgagacggagtctcgctctgtcgcccaggctggagtgcagtggccggatctcagctcactgcaaactccgcctcccgggtttacaccattctcctgcctcagcctcccgagtagctgggactacaggcgcccgccacctcgcccggctaattttttttattttttggtagaaacggggtttcaccgggttagccaggatggtctcgatctcctgaccccatgatcctcctgtctcggcctcccaaagtgctgcccgggaggcggagcttgcagtgagctgagatccggccactgcactccagcctgggcgacagagcacagagcgagactccgtctca of Rhinopithecus roxellana isolate Shanxi Qingling chromosome 20, ASM756505v1, whole genome shotgun sequence contains these proteins:
- the ZNF213 gene encoding zinc finger protein 213 isoform X3, with translation MAAPLEPQDQTPGEGEGLLIVKVEDSSWEQESAQHEDSRDSEACRQRFRQFCYGDVHGPHEAFSQLWELCCRWLRPELRTKEQILELLVLEQFLTVLPGEIQGWVREQHPGSGEEAVALVEDLQKQPLKAWPQDVPSEEAEPEAAGQGSQAKGPPPMVGARRRPSLPQEQHSHSAQPPALLKEGRTRETTDTCFVSGVHGPVALGDIPFYFSREEWGTLDPAQRDLFWDIKRENSRNTTLGLGLKGQNEKSRLEEVVPVLPGQTGSDVTVSWSPEEAEAWESENRPRAALGPVVGARRGRPPTRRRQFRDLAAEKPHSCGQCGKRFRWGSDLARHQRTHTGEKPHKCPECDKSFRSSSDLVRHQGVHTGEKPFSCSECGKSFSRSAYLADHQRIHTGEKPFGCSDCGKSFSLRSYLLDHRRVHTGERPFGCGECDKSFKQRAHLIAHQSLHAKMAQPVG
- the ZNF213 gene encoding zinc finger protein 213 isoform X2, with translation MKGWDWMALQPGVCPCIPHPSSPVLPFCSFPRSAHPDAGPATTGGPSGRLKVQVLGPRLRPTNPEPQARGMAAPLEPQDQTPGEGEGLLIVKVEDSSWEQESAQHEDSRDSEACRQRFRQFCYGDVHGPHEAFSQLWELCCRWLRPELRTKEQILELLVLEQFLTVLPGEIQGWVREQHPGSGEEAVALVEDLQKQPLKAWPQDVPSEEAEPEAAGQGSQAKGPPPMVGARRRPSLPQEQHSHSGLGLKGQNEKSRLEEVVPVLPGQTGSDVTVSWSPEEAEAWESENRPRAALGPVVGARRGRPPTRRRQFRDLAAEKPHSCGQCGKRFRWGSDLARHQRTHTGEKPHKCPECDKSFRSSSDLVRHQGVHTGEKPFSCSECGKSFSRSAYLADHQRIHTGEKPFGCSDCGKSFSLRSYLLDHRRVHTGERPFGCGECDKSFKQRAHLIAHQSLHAKMAQPVG
- the ZNF213 gene encoding zinc finger protein 213 isoform X1, with product MKGWDWMALQPGVCPCIPHPSSPVLPFCSFPRSAHPDAGPATTGGPSGRLKVQVLGPRLRPTNPEPQARGMAAPLEPQDQTPGEGEGLLIVKVEDSSWEQESAQHEDSRDSEACRQRFRQFCYGDVHGPHEAFSQLWELCCRWLRPELRTKEQILELLVLEQFLTVLPGEIQGWVREQHPGSGEEAVALVEDLQKQPLKAWPQDVPSEEAEPEAAGQGSQAKGPPPMVGARRRPSLPQEQHSHSAQPPALLKEGRTRETTDTCFVSGVHGPVALGDIPFYFSREEWGTLDPAQRDLFWDIKRENSRNTTLGLGLKGQNEKSRLEEVVPVLPGQTGSDVTVSWSPEEAEAWESENRPRAALGPVVGARRGRPPTRRRQFRDLAAEKPHSCGQCGKRFRWGSDLARHQRTHTGEKPHKCPECDKSFRSSSDLVRHQGVHTGEKPFSCSECGKSFSRSAYLADHQRIHTGEKPFGCSDCGKSFSLRSYLLDHRRVHTGERPFGCGECDKSFKQRAHLIAHQSLHAKMAQPVG